Below is a window of Mycobacterium dioxanotrophicus DNA.
CCACACGCAGCAGTTCCGAAACACGGACCGTGCCGGTGTCGGCGACCTTGCCGAGGTCATTGCGAACCAGGTCCACGATCATTACGTTCTCCGCGACATCTTTGTCCGACCGCAGCAGGAGCTCTGGATCGAGGTGACGCGGAATCGTGCCCTTGATCGGACGGGACTCGACGGTGCATCCCTCTCGCCGTAGGAACAATTCCGGCGAGAAGGACGCAATGGCACCCCAGCCACCACTGAGATAGGCCGCCTTCGCCGGCTGGGTCGCAGCGGCGACATCGCTGAACAGATCGACCGGGTGTCCCGACAGCCGACCGAGGAAGTGCGTGACCACGCAGGCTTGGTAGATTTCCCCCGCCGTGATCGCCTCTAGGCAGGCGTTCACGCTTCGCTGATGGTGGTCCCGGTCCGGGGCTGTCCACCGCACTTCCCAGGGTGTGACCGCGGTCGAGGTCATCGCCTGTCCGAGTTGGCTCGAGATGTGTTTGGGCACCTCGCTAAGGCGCAGACTCTCATACCACCACCCGTACTCGTCGAGCACGATCACCTCGTCGGTCCATCCTTGGTATGCGACGGGTTGCGCGTCAACGGATCTCGGGTATCGGAGGCATCCGAACCAACCTCCACCCACCCGCATCCCGCTTGTGGCCCGCGGATCTGCATCCCAGAGGCGGAGATTCATGAACTCCTGAGGTGAAGAATCGGTGATGTCGACCGACGGGGCGATGACCACATCGAGGCCGAGCCAGTCGCCCATGACGGCGGCAGGTGGTGGTTGACCGTGCATGTCGGCGCGGCGGTGCAACGCCACCAGGAGACGCTGGGGATCCAAACTTTCACGGGCGCACAGGAAATGCCTGAACACCTCAACGGTCCTCTTCGGAAACCACACCACTCCACCGCTGCGCCACCAGAGCGGCCTGGCGTAATGCAACGATGTTGTGCGCCCGTAGCACGTCGACTGAACCCGCGTTCATGAGCTGTGCATGCAGGCTGCTGGTCGCAAAGTCGCGTTCGTTGGGCACGTCCGGCGTCCGGTCAGCCAGGAGGCGCTTGCGACTGACACCGACGACGATTGGTAAGCGGCACCGGTCTGCCAACCGGGAGAGGTTTCGCAGAATCGACCAGTTGTCGACCATCTCCTTGCCGAAACCTATTCCCGGGTCCACCAGCAGTTGGGACGGTTCCAGTCCGGCATCCACGGCAGACGTTACGAGGCGCTCGAGTTCGACGAAGACCCGCTCGGCGCAGTCCGCGCCTGGCCGCGTGTCCCGGTAGCGCTCGGGAATGTGCTTCGGCCAGTGCCCGATGATGAAACGGGCAGGCGCACCCTTGACGACGCTCAGGACATCGGGATCTGCGCAACCCCCGGTGACGTCGTTGACAATGGTCGCACCTGCATCGATCGCCCGTTCTGCCACCACTGACTTGCTGGTGTCGATCGAAATCGGTAGACGATGCCGAGCAGCAATCGTTCGAACCGCCGGAATCACGCGACCCAGCTCCGTCGCCTCGTCGACCGGCATTGCTCCCGGTCGGGTGGACTCCCCACCGATGTCCAGCCAACCCGCACCGCTGTCTACCAAGTCATCCGCGAGGCGGATTGCTGCGGAGCGTGCGTGGTACTGCCCACCGTCGCTGAACGAGTCGGGAGTTACATTGATGATGCCCATGAACACCGGGGCATGTGTACCCATCTCCACCTCCTGATCATGCCTACCGGATCACGCGCAGGGCCGAGTCGACGAGCAAAACCCCCGCGCACAGACACACCACGCCCGACATTGCCGCTAGCGGGAGGTTTCTCCCAATCTCCACGACACCGGCGGTGAGATGCGCACCACGTAGCGCCGCCGCCGTGAGAAGCAGCGTCACCGTGCCTGCGACCACCACGATGGACAGCCATTCCGTGGGGGCCGATTGGTCCACCAGGGAAAAGACCGCGGCGAATCCGACCGCCGCTGTGGTGAGAGCCGTTCTGCGCCACGACAATACCGTGCGATAGCCCGCTCTGCCGCGGTCGGTCCGCATCTCGTCGCGATCAGACATGTGTCACCGAAGTGAAGATCATGACGGCCAGGCCCGCCAGCCCGAGACCGGTGATGACCACGGCGACCGTCAGAACCATGCTCGTCTTCGGCAACTCCCCGTTGCGTTCGATGGCCTCGTTGTTCAGTCTCCACCGGCGCAGCGAGCTGCATGAGATACCGATCGCCAGAAGGAACAACGGGATGCCGACCGCGGGTCCCAAATTCGCACCCATGGTCTCCGGCATCAGATGAACCACTGCCACTCCGCCGGCGAGAAACGCCATGGCGGTCCTGATCCACGCCAGGTAAGTGCGCTCATTGGCCAGGGTGAATCTATAGTCGACGGCCGGGGAATCAATGTGAGTGTTTGCCATAGGAACCCGGCTCTACTGCGCGGCTGCCGTAGTCCGACCGTCCACGTGGGACGACACCGCGGAACGAAACTTCGAATTGACCTCGTGTGACATCTGCACCACGTGGCGTTCCTGGGGGTACTCCCCACTCCGTACGTCATCGACGAACTCGGCCATTGCAGTCTCCATCGACGTGATCAGATCGGAGTACAGCTTGACATGGCGCGGTACATGTTCCTCGTAAAGGCCTAGAATGTCGTCGACGACGATAGCTGATCCGTCGGATCCCCGGCCTGCTCCGATCGAAATCACTGGTACCGGCAAGATTTCAGCCAGGTGCTGGGTGAGCTCTTCGGTGGTGATTTCACAAAGGACGGAGAAGCACCCCGCGTCCACCATCGCCCATGCGTCGTCGATGATTTCTTTCGCCCTGTCGACAGTCTTGCCCTGTGCCCGCAGCCCACCTATCTGGGGGATGCGCATGCTGGTCAGGCCGATGTGGGCCTGCACCGGAATTCCGGCCTTGACGATTGCCGCGATCGCGGGCGCGTGATGGACATTGCCTTCGCACTCGAGAGCCTCGACACCGGTGTTCTGGATCAGCCAACCGGCGTTCTCCACTGCCTTCTCGATCGAGGAGTGGTACGACCAGTAGGGCATGGTGACCATCGTCAGTGCCGTTGTGGTACCCCGCGCAACCGCCTCGCCGAAGAGCTTCATCTCAGCGAGATCCAAAGTGAGGCCGTTGGGGCGCCCGAGTTCGGTCATGGCTACCGCGTCGGTGGCCACCACGATGTCGGCACCAACCCGATCGGCGACGCGCGCCTGGCGGTAGTTCGACACTGCAAACTGGATGATCTGTTCCCGCGCGGCCTTCTTGCCGGCGATTGCGGGGAGCGTGACCTTGCGGCCTGAGCCATTTAATGTTGGGGCCATTTCAACTCCTCGAAGACGTCTTGTGCCGGTCTTTCCCCAGCGTGACAAGGGCAATGAGGGCCACTGCGGCGCCCACCGTCCCGATGGCTGCGACCGGCCACGGTCCGCCGGACCAACTCACCAGCGCCGTGGCGGCCGGTGGGACGATGCCGCCCACGACCGTGGCAGCCTGACCGCTGACGCTGATGGCGCTGTAGCGGATATTCGCGGGAAACTGCTGGGTGAAATAGGCGGGGGTGACACCCCAGCACACCCACATGGGTATGCCGAACAAACACATGCCGACGATCAGCCACCCGAGTGAACCGCCGCCTACGATCCAGAAAGTCGGGAAGGCTGCCAGCAGGATCGCGACACTTCCGAACATGTAGATCCGCCGATTGCCGAATCTGTCGGCGAGGGCGCCGCCAAGCAGAGTGGCCGCGGTGAAGAACACGGCGTGGGTCAACACAACGGCGGACAGCACGGCGTTCCGGTTGATCTCCAGAACACTTGTCCCGTAAGAGGTCATAAAGACACCGTTGATGAAGAACGGCACGGTGATGGCGCCCATGTAGAGCGAGAAGCACAGCACGACGCCCTTGAAGTGACGCTTCAGCGTCTCGACAATCGGCATCGCTACTCGGTCCTCGCTGGCCTTCACCTGCTCGAATTCGGGCGACTCGGCGACCTTCAGGCGAATGTAGAGCGCAACCACGAGCAGTAGTCCACTGGCCAGGAACGGAATTCGCCAGCCCCACGACTGGAAGGCCTCGTTGGACAGGCTCAACGAGCAGATAAGTAGGGCGCCGGTCGCCAATGCCTGGCCCAGTGGTGCACCCAACTGCACTACACTGCCCCAGAATCCGCGACGCCGCTGGTCGGCGTGTTCGACCACCATCAAGACTGCGCCACCCCATTCGCCGCCGAGCGCAAGGCCTTGTAGGAATCGCAGTACCACTAGGCAAATCGGGGCCCAGATCCCTACTTGGTCGTAGGTCGGAAGCACACCGAAGAGCATCGTTGCGGTGCCCATCACGACGATGGTCAGAATGAGCATCGCCTTGCGTCCGATGCGGTCGCCAAAGTGTCCGCAAAGGACCCCGCCGAGCGGCCGGGCGATGAACCCGACCGTGAACGTACTGAGCGCCATGAGGGTACCGGCCACAGGCGACAACGACGGGAAGAACACCTTGTTGAAAACCAGTGCGGCGGCAAAGCCGTAAAGGTAGAAGTCATACCACTCGAGCACACAACCCAGAAGGCTCGAAGAGGCCACTCTACGCATGCCGGTCGACCCGTCTTGCTGGGCATTGCCCAGCTGAGGACTTTCGCTACGAGTTGCCATGATTACCAGCACCGAGTGGCTCATCGGTTCCGAGCATCCCTCGCACCCATTCCCGGGTCCTGGCCACCTGATTGAACGTGTTCAGGTGTAGGCCGATTATCCCGCTGGCCGGCTCGTGGACGGCGGGCAGCAGATCTTCGATCAGTTCGTGTGGGTTGTATTCCGTCGGCCGCAGCAGACGCGTGGCCAACTTTCGCTGCTTCAGCAGGAATTTCATCGAGTTTCCGATGCCCATCCATCGTGACAACTTGAGCAGTTCCGTCTGCGCCAGCACCCCTGGCACGCCGACATGCATCGGTAACTCGATGTCTTGTTCGCGGAGCCGTCTCGCCTCGTCTTTGATGGCCGAGCCATCAAAACACACCTGAGTGACGCAGTACGACGCAAACTCCGACTTCTCCCGCAGGCCACCGTAATAGTCGAACGCCGGAGAAGGATGTCCTTCCGGGTAAGCGGCCACACCGACGCTGGAGAAGGACACGTTGGAATCGGCCAGGCACCGCAGCAGGTCGATGGCGCCGTTGAACGGTCCATGTGGCTCGTCGGCGTTGCCGCCCACCACAAAAACCTCGGTCACTCCGGAGTCTACGTACCTTTTGGCTATCTCCAACGCGTGGTTCTTCGAGTCGAATGACCTGGCCGGGATGTGGGGAACGGCGTGGAAATCGGCTCCCGACAGCCGTTCGACGATCGACAGCGTTTGTAGATAACCGTCCGCTGTTTTGGCGAAGCAGCCCACGGTCACGGTTGACCGCTCGGGCAGTGCCGCAATCGCTTTCTCCGGATCGCGTACGGGCACGATCTCCCAACGTGCTTTAGCGATCGCGCTCTCAAAGAGATCGGTGGAAGTCAACGTATTCTCGTCCTTTTCACGATAGGGAAGTCGGCGGTGCTGCTGTTAAACCAGGTCGAGAAACTTCTTGTACTCGTCGGCGTCCATGTCGAGCGTGTGCTCGTCCGGCGGGTACTTACCCTCCAGCGACTCCTGCTTGTACTGCCGCAATGCATCCTCGATGGTCTCGCCGACGTTGGCGAACACCCGCTTGTCCGTCGGAGGCCGAAAAGAGCTGTAACCACAGAGGTCTCCGCTGATCTCGTAGATTCCGTCGAGGTCACGACCCGCCACCACCCCGATGACGGGAATCAAAAGGGTCTTGGCCAGGTAGGTCGCAACTTCCGCCGGCACCTGCTCGACAATGAAGGCGAAGACACCTGCGTCGACGAATGCCTTTGCCCCGTCTACGATCTCCTTGGCGGCTTCGGCGGTGCGGCCCTTCTTTCCGAACCCGCTCTGTTCAGTCCTTCGTGATGCCTGCATTCCGATGTGCCCGACGACTGGAACACCCGCGCTGACGATTTCGCCGATGTACTCCGCGGTGCGCACATTGCCTTCGCATTTGACGGCCTGGGCGCCGCCCTCGGAAACCATGCGGCCGGCGCTGCGGATCGCCTGAGCTTTACTCTCGTGGTAGCTCAAGAAGGGTAGATGACTGACGACCATGGCCGTCTTCGTCATGCGCGCAACCGCTTTCGTCAGAGCCAACTGCTCCTCGAAGAGGACCGTGGTGGGATCGGAGTGACCCAGAATCGACATCGGACCGCCGTTGCCGTTCATCACCATGTCGAATCCGATGCGTTCGGCGATCTTCGCCATCGGCGCGTCGTATACGCCGAGCGTCGTGATGATTTCACCCTTCCGCTTCTTCTCATGCAGTTGCTTGATCGTGACGCGGCGGCGAGGCGCTGTGGTAGTCATCAATTCTCCTCACTAGTATGACGTGCAACACAACAGTCACATGGCCGAAGGTGAATCGCCATAACACGGAGAAATCTGGAGGATATAGCCACAATTATGGCTCAGATGAAGCACATCGAGGGCCCGCTGCCCCCGACAGATCAACGCATCGTCGCTGCTCTGCACGTCGACGGACGGGCATCGTGGCGTCGCATCGCCCAGGTGCTAGACATCCCCGAACGCACCGTCCACCGGCGCGGAAGTGATCTGCTGGCCCGAAAGGCGGTGTCCGTGCACGGGCTGGCAGACCCACATCGGATCCATAAGGCAGAGCCCGCAGTGGTGCACACCCACTGCGTGCCGGGCAAGGCTTGGGCTGTGGCATCCTCACTCGCACGCAGACGCGAGTCCGTCGTGGCGCACCTGACGAGCGGCACCGCCGACTGCTTCGTGGACTGGTGGAGCCCGGACGCTCAACTAGCCAACCTGCTCGGCCACGAGCTCGGCGCCATCTCCGGAGTGAACTCCTTCACCGTTTCGCCGATCATGCGCTACCTCAGGACGGTTCACGACTGGCAGCCGAACATTCTCACCGCGGACGAGATCGACGAACTGCGGAACATCCCCCGCCTCGCAGAATGGCCCCAGTTCTCCGCGCCCATCGAGTTGGACCGAACCGGGAAGTACATCCTCAAATGCCTGGTGGAAGATGGCCGCCGATCCTTCGAGGACATCGCGTTACGTTCTGATGTGTCAGAGCAGACGGTAAACCGCCGCATCGACCAGATGCGAACGGCGGGTCTTCTGGTCATCCGCGCGCTCGTTGATCCCGCGCTCCTCGGGTTTCCGGTCGGCGCCCTGCTTCGCATCGCACCAGTTCCGGAAAACTTCGATACCGTCGTACAGGCGATCCAAGAGAACCCCATGGTCAGGTACGCCGTCGTCGTGATGGGCGACTACCAGATCATGGCCGAAGTGCGAGCGTCCAGCCGCTCCGAACTCTACGATCTGATGTTCAAGGAACCCTGGTTCCGTCTCTCCTATCGCTTCGAAACATCGTTGATTCTCGCGACCTTGAAACAGAGCGGAGTCCTGGCGCTCACTCTGGAACAGTGAGCACCGGCCGTCCCCGCTGTAGTGCCCACTCAGCGCCTGGATAGCGGCCGCCTTCAGCGCCGTGGAGAAGTGAAGGCGGATGCTAATCCAGCCCCGAAACCGGCGCCTCTCAGACAAACTGTGGGAGTTGCGGTTTCGCTGCGGTCAAGTCAACCAGCACATCACCTACACCGCCGACCCCGACCGTCACTGGTCACCCTGACCACCTTCCGCAAACAGCGCCAAAATGAACGTACCGAGATCGCCCGCGCCCGAAAACGCTACGCCGCCACCAGACCAAGAAAGGATGAACACCATGACCGCCAAGCCCGCCACCGCTAAGGGGTCCTGACCCCGTGTGTTGGACACGTTTAATCCCGGAAGATTGCCGGGGGAAGCGAGATGATCCAACACGATGGCAAGGAAAAACTATCCCGACGAGTTCAAACGGGACGCGGTGGCGCTGTACCGAGATACCGAGGGCGCGACGGTCACCCAGATCGCTGCTGAGCTGGGCGTCTCCGGTGTGACGCTCTCGGCGTGGTGCAAGGCGGCGGGGGTGGCGATCCGCCACCGCAATCCCGCGGCGGTCGGTGAGCCAGCCTCCGGCGGTGAGACGCCAGAGCAGGAGTTGGCCCGGCTGCGGGCCGAGAATAAGGCGTTGCGCGCCACCGAGGCTCGGTTGTCCACTGAGCGTGACATTCTGCGGTCGGCGGCCAAATATTTCGCCGGGGAGACGAACTGGTGAGCCGCTTCCAGTTCGTTGCCGACCACTCCGACGCCTTTGAGGTGAAGTGGCTGTGCGCGGTTGTCGAGGTCGCGCGATCGTCGTTCTATGCCTGGCTGGCCGGCGCGGATGCCCGCGCTGCCCGTGCTGAGGCTGACCAGGTGCTGGCCGAGAGGATCCGCACCGTGCACGACGACGACAACACCTACGGGGCACCGCGGATCACCGCCGAGCTCAACGATGGTGCCTGCGCTGATCAGCGGGTCAACCATAAACGGGTGGCCAGGGTGATGCGTACCGTCGGGATCGTCGGATACCGGCGAAGACGCCGGGTGAAGACCACCACGCCGGATCCGGCTAATCAGAAGGTTCCGGACTTGCTCAAACGGGACTTCACCGCACCAGCAGCCAACATCCGCTATGTCGGGGACATCACCTACTTGCCATTGGCCACCGGCTCGAATCTGTATCTGGCGACGGTGATCGACTGCTCCTCGGGGCGGGTCGCGGGGTGGGCAATTGCCGATCACATGCGCACCGAGCTTGTCGAGGACGCGCTCAAAGCCGCTGATTCACTGCGGGGTTCATTGACCGGTGCGGTGTTCCATACCGATCACGGAAGTCAGTACACCTCAAAGGATTTCGCGAAACTCTGCACAGATCTAGGTGCCACCCAGTCTATGGGTGGCGTGGGGTCATGCCGATAACGCGTTGGCCGAATCGTTTAACGCCTCCCTAAAGCGCGAGATCCTCCAAGACCGCAGCCAATGGCCTGACGCTGTTGTCTGTCGCCGCGAAGTGTTCCGCTGGTTGGTTCGCTATAACCTCACACGACGGCACTCCCGCTGCGCCTATTCCAGCCCCGCCACCTACGAAAAGAGCCACACACCCGCTACGCTGCAGACAGCTGCTTAATCCAAATCCCGTGTCCAACATCCGGGGTCAAGCCCCGTGGTTCGTGCTGATTCATCTGATGAACATGGCGTACTTCACTGGATAACGGCATTATCAGGTTTAGTCGAAATCTCCTGCCATTTCGGGCGTACGAAGGCCCGCTTGCACGGCTTTACAACCGGCGCTTAGTCGGATCGCGCGTTGAGAACGGCTTGAATGAATGAGTACTTGGCCGCGCTGTAGGCCTCGCGGTCGTCGCCATGTTCGGCCGCGAGGGAACGTTTGAGCGCTGCGTAATTGGCCGTCGTGGATGGATCCGCTCGAAGGGCGTCACGAAACGCAATCTGCTGGTGCCAGCGTGCGCTGTCGGTGGTCATGATGTGCAGGTGAGCAGATCGGTGGCCCTCGTTGACTTTTACGAAGAATCGTCGCCAAGGTCGTCGGTCCAGATCCGGGGTGACGTAATGCCAATCGTGCTTGGAGAGGACCGCTGCCATCGAGTCTGAAGCGTCCAGATGAGCCACTGCGGCTTGGAGGTCGATGATTGGTTTGGCCGGCAGGCCTGGAATCGCGGTGGAGCCAACGTGCTCGATGCGGGCGACGAGCCATGGCGCGAGAAGTGCTTGCAGGTTGTCGCACAGGCGTTTTCCTTGCGCTTCCCAGTCTGGGTCTGCGTCGACGATCTCTATGGTTTCGGTGGCCCAGTTCGACCAGGGTGAATCGGTTGCTCTCCGCGGTGAAATTGGTCTGGGCTGGCTCGCCGCCGTCAGCACCGCGCCGGTAGCCAGTAAAGAGGGGCCCACCGGCCATGGTGAGAATGTCAAGGACGTTGTCGCGTAGAGGGACTGGGTCGCCGGTACCCGCACTGCGAAGTCCGCTAATGAGTTGGGCAGCATGAGTGGCAGCGAGATCGCTGTCGAGGCGCTCAACTTCGCGCAGCAGCCATTTCCCACTGCCACTCCATCGTCGGTTGACCGCCAAGAGCAAGTCGGCGGCCGCCCAAGTCAATGCTGCCGCAACTGTAAGTAGCTCATCGTCGCTGTGTGCAGCGGTTAGATCCGCAAGGAGGTCAGTGACCGCGTAGCGCTGATTCTCCAGTTCGGAGAAGGAGACAGGTGGCGGTCCCTGGCGATCCATTTCGTGAAGATCGTGCTGCAGCCGAAGTCCTGATCCATCCGTGTCGACCAGCACTATCGCTGAGCCGACGAGGCGCATCGTGGTGGGGCGCCGCCGCCGCGTGCGGTCATCGTCGCAGAATCGCAGCAGAGATTCCTCGGTCTGAACGAACCATTCGACTGGCCACCCGTCAATGGTTTCAGAATGTCGGTATGGTGCCGGTGGCCCCGCGAGTAGGACAGTTATGTCGAGATCCGATGTCTCTCTGTGGGTTCCAGCGGCTACGCTGCCACCCAACCATGCTG
It encodes the following:
- a CDS encoding aminodeoxychorismate synthase component I encodes the protein MVWFPKRTVEVFRHFLCARESLDPQRLLVALHRRADMHGQPPPAAVMGDWLGLDVVIAPSVDITDSSPQEFMNLRLWDADPRATSGMRVGGGWFGCLRYPRSVDAQPVAYQGWTDEVIVLDEYGWWYESLRLSEVPKHISSQLGQAMTSTAVTPWEVRWTAPDRDHHQRSVNACLEAITAGEIYQACVVTHFLGRLSGHPVDLFSDVAAATQPAKAAYLSGGWGAIASFSPELFLRREGCTVESRPIKGTIPRHLDPELLLRSDKDVAENVMIVDLVRNDLGKVADTGTVRVSELLRVVEAPAVWHLVSTVRASIDPAVTNAALIAAAFPPASVTGTPKRRAQQLTAAWEPHKRGIYCGAVGICSPIAGLDLNVAIRTVEISGAGACSLGVGGGITSDSRPAGEWDECMVKASSIVDRTTTGGRTQAAS
- the folP gene encoding dihydropteroate synthase — its product is MGIINVTPDSFSDGGQYHARSAAIRLADDLVDSGAGWLDIGGESTRPGAMPVDEATELGRVIPAVRTIAARHRLPISIDTSKSVVAERAIDAGATIVNDVTGGCADPDVLSVVKGAPARFIIGHWPKHIPERYRDTRPGADCAERVFVELERLVTSAVDAGLEPSQLLVDPGIGFGKEMVDNWSILRNLSRLADRCRLPIVVGVSRKRLLADRTPDVPNERDFATSSLHAQLMNAGSVDVLRAHNIVALRQAALVAQRWSGVVSEEDR
- a CDS encoding DUF202 domain-containing protein gives rise to the protein MSDRDEMRTDRGRAGYRTVLSWRRTALTTAAVGFAAVFSLVDQSAPTEWLSIVVVAGTVTLLLTAAALRGAHLTAGVVEIGRNLPLAAMSGVVCLCAGVLLVDSALRVIR
- a CDS encoding YidH family protein → MANTHIDSPAVDYRFTLANERTYLAWIRTAMAFLAGGVAVVHLMPETMGANLGPAVGIPLFLLAIGISCSSLRRWRLNNEAIERNGELPKTSMVLTVAVVITGLGLAGLAVMIFTSVTHV
- a CDS encoding 3-methyl-2-oxobutanoate hydroxymethyltransferase, with product MSRWGKTGTRRLRGVEMAPTLNGSGRKVTLPAIAGKKAAREQIIQFAVSNYRQARVADRVGADIVVATDAVAMTELGRPNGLTLDLAEMKLFGEAVARGTTTALTMVTMPYWSYHSSIEKAVENAGWLIQNTGVEALECEGNVHHAPAIAAIVKAGIPVQAHIGLTSMRIPQIGGLRAQGKTVDRAKEIIDDAWAMVDAGCFSVLCEITTEELTQHLAEILPVPVISIGAGRGSDGSAIVVDDILGLYEEHVPRHVKLYSDLITSMETAMAEFVDDVRSGEYPQERHVVQMSHEVNSKFRSAVSSHVDGRTTAAAQ
- a CDS encoding MFS transporter, giving the protein MSHSVLVIMATRSESPQLGNAQQDGSTGMRRVASSSLLGCVLEWYDFYLYGFAAALVFNKVFFPSLSPVAGTLMALSTFTVGFIARPLGGVLCGHFGDRIGRKAMLILTIVVMGTATMLFGVLPTYDQVGIWAPICLVVLRFLQGLALGGEWGGAVLMVVEHADQRRRGFWGSVVQLGAPLGQALATGALLICSLSLSNEAFQSWGWRIPFLASGLLLVVALYIRLKVAESPEFEQVKASEDRVAMPIVETLKRHFKGVVLCFSLYMGAITVPFFINGVFMTSYGTSVLEINRNAVLSAVVLTHAVFFTAATLLGGALADRFGNRRIYMFGSVAILLAAFPTFWIVGGGSLGWLIVGMCLFGIPMWVCWGVTPAYFTQQFPANIRYSAISVSGQAATVVGGIVPPAATALVSWSGGPWPVAAIGTVGAAVALIALVTLGKDRHKTSSRS
- a CDS encoding methylenetetrahydrofolate reductase, with translation MTSTDLFESAIAKARWEIVPVRDPEKAIAALPERSTVTVGCFAKTADGYLQTLSIVERLSGADFHAVPHIPARSFDSKNHALEIAKRYVDSGVTEVFVVGGNADEPHGPFNGAIDLLRCLADSNVSFSSVGVAAYPEGHPSPAFDYYGGLREKSEFASYCVTQVCFDGSAIKDEARRLREQDIELPMHVGVPGVLAQTELLKLSRWMGIGNSMKFLLKQRKLATRLLRPTEYNPHELIEDLLPAVHEPASGIIGLHLNTFNQVARTREWVRGMLGTDEPLGAGNHGNS
- a CDS encoding 3-methyl-2-oxobutanoate hydroxymethyltransferase, giving the protein MTTTAPRRRVTIKQLHEKKRKGEIITTLGVYDAPMAKIAERIGFDMVMNGNGGPMSILGHSDPTTVLFEEQLALTKAVARMTKTAMVVSHLPFLSYHESKAQAIRSAGRMVSEGGAQAVKCEGNVRTAEYIGEIVSAGVPVVGHIGMQASRRTEQSGFGKKGRTAEAAKEIVDGAKAFVDAGVFAFIVEQVPAEVATYLAKTLLIPVIGVVAGRDLDGIYEISGDLCGYSSFRPPTDKRVFANVGETIEDALRQYKQESLEGKYPPDEHTLDMDADEYKKFLDLV
- a CDS encoding Lrp/AsnC family transcriptional regulator, with protein sequence MASSLARRRESVVAHLTSGTADCFVDWWSPDAQLANLLGHELGAISGVNSFTVSPIMRYLRTVHDWQPNILTADEIDELRNIPRLAEWPQFSAPIELDRTGKYILKCLVEDGRRSFEDIALRSDVSEQTVNRRIDQMRTAGLLVIRALVDPALLGFPVGALLRIAPVPENFDTVVQAIQENPMVRYAVVVMGDYQIMAEVRASSRSELYDLMFKEPWFRLSYRFETSLILATLKQSGVLALTLEQ
- a CDS encoding GrpB family protein, with protein sequence MGNGCCAKLSASTAISLPLMLPNSLADFAVRVPATQSLYATTSLTFSPWPVGPSLLATGAVLTAASQPRPISPRRATDSPWSNWATETIEIVDADPDWEAQGKRLCDNLQALLAPWLVARIEHVGSTAIPGLPAKPIIDLQAAVAHLDASDSMAAVLSKHDWHYVTPDLDRRPWRRFFVKVNEGHRSAHLHIMTTDSARWHQQIAFRDALRADPSTTANYAALKRSLAAEHGDDREAYSAAKYSFIQAVLNARSD